Proteins co-encoded in one Strix uralensis isolate ZFMK-TIS-50842 chromosome 2, bStrUra1, whole genome shotgun sequence genomic window:
- the KCTD14 gene encoding BTB/POZ domain-containing protein KCTD14 yields the protein MSISSEHKPFGKQVTASLHTVSKLSPIVELNVGGEMYTTMLSTLKKHPGSKLAEMFSGQPKLRTDSEGRFFIDRPGTYFKYILEYLRSNQVPTQCIQDVYKEALFYDIEPLIKQLEDSPQIFGELVARKQFLARVPNYSENIELMIRIARAEAVASRRSSVIVCVVRTEEDAARCQDALNSLDMDKKSVVKFGPWKAAPSISDLLDCIQMDVEAKGYKISFQPHVAEKGFRFKSHDFFYKFLFTWW from the coding sequence CTGTCACCAATCGTGGAGTTAAATGTCGGTGGGGAGATGTACACGACAATGCTGAGCACCTTAAAGAAACACCCTGGCTCCAAGCTAGCAGAGATGTTCAGCGGCCAGCCCAAACTCAGGACTGACTCTGAAGGGAGGTTCTTCATCGACAGGCCAGGCACCTATTTCAAATACATCTTGGAGTACCTGCGCAGTAACCAAGTGCCCACCCAGTGCATCCAGGACGTCTACAAGGAGGCGTTGTTCTACGACATCGAACCTCTAATCAAGCAGCTAGAGGACTCCCCACAGATCTTCGGGGAGCTCGTGGCGAGGAAGCAGTTTCTGGCTCGTGTGCCCAACTACAGTGAGAACATCGAACTGATGATCCGCATTGCGAGGGCGGAAGCGGTCGCATCCCGCCGGTCCAGCGTCATCGTGTGTGTGGTCAGAACTGAGGAGGACGCGGCCAGATGTCAGGATGCCTTGAACAGCTTGGACATGGATAAAAAATCCGTGGTGAAGTTTGGCCCCTGGAAGGCAGCACCAAGTATTTCTGATCTGCTGGACTGCATTCAAATGGATGTTGAAGCCAAAGGGTACAAAATATCCTTTCAGCCCCACGTTGCTGAAAAAGGTTTTCGCTTCAAATCGCATGACTTCTTCTACAAGTTCCTGTTCACCTGGTGGTAG